CAACTTTTTTGTCACCGACTTCCCAGAAGCGATTGCTCAAAAGGCAGGTTCTCTCTTTACCGAAAAACCGACTATCACGCGCAATGACCTTATCATTGACATCTGGAAATTATTCTTATCTATTCCTGTCAAGGACCATGTCAAAGTTTACAAAGAAAAATCACTTGTTCTTAATAAACAAGTGACCTTTATAGAAAATAGTCAAGAAAAACGTGCTATTGCGATTGATCTCACAGATCAAGGACACCTCATTGTACAGTTTGAAAATGGTGACCTTCAAACCTTGCGAAGCGGTGAAATCAGTCTTTCTTCTTGGGAGAATTAGCCGTTTTTAAAATGGTTTTAGTCAGTTGGTTAATGGTATGCACTCTTCTTAAATCCCTAAAGAGCAACAAGCCCCAAAATAAGGCGAAGAGATAATTTCCAGAGAGTAACAGGTCATTAAAAAAATAGGTTTCAAAGGCACATACAAAGGCCATAAAAAGAAATTGTCGAATAGTCATAGCTTTATTATAACAAAAAAATACTGTACTATGAAGAAAAGTAACGAGATAAAACGTGGGTAAGGGCAAAACCTTACCCTTATGTATTTCAGTTTTAGTCGTCAATAGTATTTATTTTATCGAGCAAAAAATCAAACCCTTCTGGAATATCAAGCGCTACTTCTTGTTCTTCTTGAACACTGTCTTTTTGCGATTTCATTTGCTGAGCAAATTCCTTACGAATATGCTGAAAATCTGTCCTTGGTACTGCCAGAATATTGGGAGAAAAACCAGCAGCTTTACTCATAATGTTACCAAACATATCATTAAGATTATTTCGGCTCATGACTTGTTCTGCATTAAAGGCAGCCTCGAAAGCCAAAATCGCATTCTCACTATTTGCTAAGACAGGCTCAGAGCCCATCAATAAGGCTCTGTCTTGGGCAGAAATGTTATCTAGAATTTCATTCCAAGCATTTTTTAGAGCATCTAGATATTGTCGAGATTGTTGGCTATTTCGAACCGTTTCTTCCATGATTTTCAAAATGGTAACCCGATCAACCCTGTAGCTTGTGGTTTTAGGTTTCGTTTTATCAGATCTTGCCAGTGAATCAGGACGCGATTGGAGCTGCGACAATTGTTGTTTAAGTTGTGCCAACTCATTTTTGAGCGTTTCAATCTCTGAGATTAACTCTCCTGACAAGTTTACTTGGGACAAAATCTGCTCTTTCTGAGCTAATTGGATAGTCATCATTTCGGCATAAATCCGAGGATGGGTTCCCTTTTTGATTTCAGGGAGATGACTAGTAACAACTGTTATCATTTGGAATATACGATCTATCGAGAGAGACAAATTGGTATCAAAAACAGCTGACTGACGTTGATTGTCGCCGCCAGCTTTAACCACCAATAAATCACGCAGATAGGTCAATAAATCTGTCGCAAAGCGGCTCATGCTCTTCCCACTATCATAAATGGTCTCTAAGGCTGCCAGAGCTTGCGTAGCCTGTTCTTGGGAGACATATCGAACATAGTCACCCAGAGCAAGTATGGAAATAGAACCTGTAATTTCTTCGGCAATTGCAATGGCGACCTGATTATCTGGTGACAAGCTCAAAGCCTGATCTAAAATAGATAAAGCATCACGCATGCCTCCTTCTGCTCGCCTTGCAATGAGATTTAAAGCATCCACCTCATAGGCAATACCTTCTTTGTCCAAAACCCAGGCTAAATGCTCTCGAATAGCTTTTTGCTTAATAGCTTTGAATTCAAAGCGTTGCACACGAGATAAAATAGTGGCTGGAATTTTATGCAATTCCGTTGTTGCCAAGATAAAGACAACATTTTCTGTCGGTTCTTCCAAAGTTTTCAAAAGCGCATTAAAAGCCCCTGTTGATAACATGTGAACCTCATCAATAATATAAACCTTGTAAGTCGCACGACTTGGCGCATAGGTTGATTTGTCTCGAATGTCACGAATTTCATCAACACCATTATTCGAGGCAGCATCAATTTCAATCACATCTTCCAAGCTTCCATTCGTGATATCTCGGCAAATATCGCATTGATTACAGGGTTCACCATCGACTTGGTTAGGACAATTCATGGCCTTTGCAAAAATCTTTGCCGCACTTGTTTTCCCAGTCCCTCTAGGACCTGAAAAAAGATAAGCATGGCTAATCTTGCCAGATTCAACTGCCTGCTTTAAAGTTGTGGAAATAACCGATTGTCCCACCATTTCGTCAAACGTTTGGCTCCGGTATTTCCGATAAAGAGCTTGATACATCAGTTTTTAACTCCAAACATGTTAAAGGTAAACGTGGTCTTTTCAAGAAATAGATCCACAAAGGCCTCTAAGTATTCTTGATCAACCTCATCATAATCAGCTACAAGACTAGAATCCAAGTCCAGCACCCCAATCAAATGGCCTTCTTTCACCATAGGCACAACAATTTCACTCATGGCTGCCGCATCACAGGAAATATAGTTGGCATGCTGCTTCACATCATTTATAATAATGGTTCGACGAGACTGAGCTGATTCGCCACAAACACCTTTACCAAGCTTGATATGGACGCAAGAAACCCTACCTTGAAAAGGGCCAAGAATTAATTCCTGCCCATCAAAAAGGTAAAATCCCGTAAAAACAG
The genomic region above belongs to Streptococcus pyogenes and contains:
- the dnaX gene encoding DNA polymerase III subunit gamma/tau, translating into MYQALYRKYRSQTFDEMVGQSVISTTLKQAVESGKISHAYLFSGPRGTGKTSAAKIFAKAMNCPNQVDGEPCNQCDICRDITNGSLEDVIEIDAASNNGVDEIRDIRDKSTYAPSRATYKVYIIDEVHMLSTGAFNALLKTLEEPTENVVFILATTELHKIPATILSRVQRFEFKAIKQKAIREHLAWVLDKEGIAYEVDALNLIARRAEGGMRDALSILDQALSLSPDNQVAIAIAEEITGSISILALGDYVRYVSQEQATQALAALETIYDSGKSMSRFATDLLTYLRDLLVVKAGGDNQRQSAVFDTNLSLSIDRIFQMITVVTSHLPEIKKGTHPRIYAEMMTIQLAQKEQILSQVNLSGELISEIETLKNELAQLKQQLSQLQSRPDSLARSDKTKPKTTSYRVDRVTILKIMEETVRNSQQSRQYLDALKNAWNEILDNISAQDRALLMGSEPVLANSENAILAFEAAFNAEQVMSRNNLNDMFGNIMSKAAGFSPNILAVPRTDFQHIRKEFAQQMKSQKDSVQEEQEVALDIPEGFDFLLDKINTIDD
- a CDS encoding DUF3272 family protein, with translation MTIRQFLFMAFVCAFETYFFNDLLLSGNYLFALFWGLLLFRDLRRVHTINQLTKTILKTANSPKKKD
- a CDS encoding GAF domain-containing protein, which gives rise to MNKSKKIEQYQLMIAQAKELFANESNALANLSNASALLNMTLPNSVFTGFYLFDGQELILGPFQGRVSCVHIKLGKGVCGESAQSRRTIIINDVKQHANYISCDAAAMSEIVVPMVKEGHLIGVLDLDSSLVADYDEVDQEYLEAFVDLFLEKTTFTFNMFGVKN